AATGGCATTCCGATCGACATGGTCGGTGGCACGAGTatcggcgcgctggtcggcggCCTGTACGCCCGtgacggcgcggcggtctCGAGCCACGGACGTGCGAAGCGCTTTGCTGGGCGCATGGCGAGTCTGTGGCGCTTTGTGACCGATGTGACCTACCCCCTTGTCTCGTATACCACCGGCCACGAGTTCAACCGTGGCATCTTCAAGTGCTTTGCGGACACGCACATCGAGGACATGTGGCTGCCGTTCTTCTGCAACACGACCAACATCACCTGGAGCCGCATGGAGGTGCATTCGAGTGGCTATGCGTGGCGGTACATCCGCGGGAGCATgacgctcgccggcctCATCCCCCCCCTGATCGACGAGGGCAACATGCTTGTCGATGGTGGTTACACGGACAACCTCCCCGTGTCGATCATGatggcgctcggctcgcgcagcgtgttTGCGATCGATGTGGGTAGCATCGACGATACCTCGCCGCAGCACTTTGGCGATACCCTCTCTGGCTGGTGGGTGCTGCTGAACCGCTTCAACCCGTGGAGCAGCATGCGCAACATCCCCTCGATTCCCGATATCCAGACGCGGCTGACGTACACCACGTCGGtcaagacgctcgaggaggccaAGAAGCTCGACTCGTGCCTGTACCTGCGCATGCCCGTGACGCAGtacggcacgctcgagttTGGCAAGTACTCCGAGATCCTACAAGTCGGCTACGATTCGATGGTCGACGCCATCCAAAAGTGGGACCGGGAAGGGCGGCTGCCgaccggcgtcgaggccggtCTCAACGTCccgccgcagcaccgcaagcgccgtcgcggcgtgTCGGCCCGCCGAAACAGTATCTAGTCCCCacgagcgagcgcctgcttcaaggcctgcgcctcgttgcCATAGTGCTTGTGGCGCTTCTGCTCAAACTCGGTGTGCTTCGCTTCGTCGCCGTCCGTCGTGGGGTACGTCGGCGTGGGCGATGCaatcgtcggcgacgactCGACACGCTCTTTCAGCTGGCGGTACGACCCAGAAATCGCCGCATTCGCCTTGGTGTTGGCCTCGACCTGGTCGAGatcgagcgaggcgctggtcgcCACCGGCCGCGCGTCCTTGTCCGTGTCGAGGTCGAATTCTGTGTGAACCAGAAGAACACCTACCCTCTTCCTCCATCGGGggtgccgacgcgctgtgcACGAACGGCGTCTTGGGCTCGTCAATGGTCATGCGGGCCGCCGCAttgtcgcgctcctcttgGTTCAGAGAGAGGTTTGATTCGTCCCACTGAAGCCTGCGTCAGACTCACCACGCACCTGTTGTCCACATTTGCTCCGTCGCTTGGCTTGATGTTCTTCAGAATGCCGTGGGGCTTGGGCGCCtgggcgctcggcaccggtTCGCTCTTGGGCGgcatcgtcgcgcacggccgggGCGATCGGGCCCAATGCGATCGGGTCTCCACAACTATGTCCTACAACGCCTTTTGGGCCTGCTGGGCCAGTGCCTTGTCCGTCtcttcctcgagctgctgcttgagctggagcagctgctgcacctgACGATCGAGGTCCTCCTGCGGCGTGTCGGTGTTTGCCTTggcggcacgcaccgcctcgccctGCTCCTTGACCTtttcctcgagcgcggccatttccggcgtgcgctccatGCTCTGCTTTTGCTtttcgagcgccttgcgcgccttggccgcggcCTTTTTCGACATAGCCGGCTTttcctcggcggccgaggcgtcgccgccgaacTGCGCGCGCCACACGTCGGCCTGCTTCTCGTCAATGTTCTTGAagaggtgcgccgccttgccGACGCCGTGGCCGGGCAGGAGATCGAGCGCAAAGCCGTGCTTGGGAATcgcgcggggcggcgcgttgagctgcacgagcatCTGGTCGGACGTCTCGGGCATGAACGGAtgcacgagcgcggtgAGCGTCCAGATAAGGTTCGTCGCAAGGAGGATCACCGCGTCGCACTtggcgcggtgctcggaGAAGAGCGCATTGTCCAGGCCCGCGTCGGAGAGGAGCAAATTGCCGCGTGCGGACAGCGCCATCATGGTGTTGAGACCCGCACGCAGCTTACCGACGTCCATAAACTCGACGTACTGCTGCAGGATCTGGTTCACGTCCTTGGTGAACTGCGCAATGACCTGCGAGAAGGGCTCGTCGGTCAccgacgcctcgagcgcgccctCCGTGCccgggcgcaggccgaAGCCGGCGGAGATCTCGGgcaggcggccgtcgtACTTCTTCGTAAAGGTCATGATACGGTTCACAAAGTTGCCGAGGTTCTTGAGCAGCTCCGAGTTGTTGCGCGTGACAAAGTCGTGCCAGATGAACTGGCTGTCGGACGActcggggcgcgtcgcgagcagGTAGTAGCGccagacgctcggcgagagcTTGGTCTCCTTTGCCTTGTCGCCAAACACACCAATGTTGCGCGACTTGGAGAACTTGCCGCCCTCGTACTGCAGGTACTCGGTCGTGTTGATGtggtgcagcagcgtcCAGTCGTCcccgctgccgagcaggcaCGAGGGGAAGATGACCGTGTGGAAGCGCACATTGTCCTTGCCCATGAACTGGTACAGCTGCACATTCTCGGGGTTCTTCCACCAGCGCTCCCAGTCCTCGGTGTAGTTAGCAGTGATCGAGGGGTAGCcgatcggcgcgtcgaACCATACGTAGAGCACCTTGTCCTCCATGCCTTCCACTGGCACGGGCACGCCCCACTTGAGGTCGCGCGTCAGCGAAAAGGGACGGAGGCCCTCCTTAAACCACGAGTCGGTGATGAATGCGCCGTTCGACGACCACTTGCCGTCCTTGGCTTGCTTACCGGCCCACGCCTCGGTCTTGGGCTGCAGCGTATCGATGCGCAGGAACATGTGGCGCGactcgcgctgcaccggctTGTTCTTGCACATCTTGCACTTGGGgtccaggagctcgaccgcgtcgagcagctggccACACTTGTCGCACTGGTCGCcacgcgcgtcgtcgtagCCGCACCTGGGGCACGTACCCTCAACGTAGCGGTCCGCAAGGAAGCGCGAGCAGTGCTCGCAGTAGAGCTGCGTCATGCTGCGCTCCTCCAAGTAGCCGTTCTTTTGCAGCTTGAGGAAAATGTCCTGCGCGATCGTCGTCTGCTGGGGCGTCGTCGTGCGGCCAAAGTGGTCAAAGCCGATCTGGAACCACTGGTACACCTCGGCGTGGAGCGCGTGGTACTTGTCGCAGAGCTCCTGCGGCGTCACCttgtcctcgagcgccttggtcTCGGTGGCGGTACCGTATTCGTCCGTACCGCAGATGTACAGTGTGTTGCGGTTCTGCGTACGCGCGTATCGCGCAAATACGTCCGCAGACAGCGTCGAGCCGATAATGTTGCCGAGATGGGGGACATTGTTCACATAGGGCAGCGCCGACGTCACGAGCACGTTctgctcgccgtcgagcgggAGCACCTTCTCGGGGTGCTGCTCCGAATTGAGCTTCATAATAACATCCTTCGAGGAGTTCACATGCCGCTCCTGGCCCTcgacggccggcggcacgcgcggaAACGGCGTCGCCATCGTAGTCACAGTCTTCCTGCCAGGCGATCACGTGCAGAAAAAAAGTGACTCTTGCCATGACGTACCGGCcaggcaccgcgccgatcCAGCCGGCCTatgtgctcgaggcgtggCCTGCCAAGAGCGGgtcgctcctcggcgaggacaaGAAGGGCGAGGGAGAAGAAAGCGCAGAAAacgcacgcgccagcgACGCTCCGCAGGCCGCCGAAGCGTCGCACGACAGCCATGTGGAGTCGAATGCAAGCTCTGAGCGGGGGCAGGATccgccgcgcaagcgcgcgcggGGGCAGAACAAGGGGCGCGTGTTTACCAAGACGGACGATCTGATTGGAATCTGCAGCCAGGTTTCGCGCGGCCTGCCGTGCAAGTTTGGCGACGACTGCCGCTTTGGGCACGATCTGTGCCTCTATCTTACGCACAAACCCCGCGACCTCCCCCATCTGGTGccggccgagggcgaggcaCGCGCGCAGTGGCTCGAGCGGGTGTACGAGCTTGCAGCGCAGTCGGAAAAAcccgaggcgcccaagccggacggcgacgcggtccAGAGCTGCGTCGACTTTTCCACGCAGTGCCCCTACTATGCCGAGCGGGGCGCGTGCCCGGCCGGGTGGAAGTGCCgcttcctcggcgcgcacgtaAAGCGCGTCAGCCcctcgcgcgcggtcgtgccagaggcgggcggcgagcgcggcacgggcctcgagctggtcacagacgccgcgcgcgtcgcgcagtgggaggcgcggccgagggcTGTTACCAACACGGCGCACCCCGCCAACGACGAGGTGAACTGGCTCTCGCCAGAGAGCGCCAAGCTGCTGCGTTCCGGCAAGTACAAATACGAAAAAGCGCCCGCGATCCTTGCGCGTCTCAAGCAAGAGACCAACGAGCTTggggcgctgccgccgtacgacgccgcgtcgtccaAGATTGGGCACGGTCCGCTGGTCATTGACTATGCGTATgaagcggcgctcgcaAAAGTGCAGGCGCAAGCcccccgcggcgctgcggcgaccgaagaggcgctcgaaGAGCATGCgaatgcgctgcgcaacgtgCGCCCGAGTgatgcggcggccgacacggcgcgtgtgcgcccCGCCGAGAAGCGGCGCTTGCAGTGGCGTGGCGAGCTGtaccttgcgccgctcacgACGACCGGCAACCTGCCGTTTCGCCGCGTGTGCTCGGCGTTTGGCTCAGACATTCACTGCGGCGAGATGGGCCTCGCCGAGTCCTTTTCGTCCGGGCACGCCTCGGAGTGGAGCCTCACTCGCCGCTGGGACGGCGAGCGGATCTTTGGCACGCAGGTCTGTGGCTCGAAGCCCGAGTTCCTCGTGcctgccgccgaggcgctcgcgcgcgaggtcggGAGCGGCCTCGACTTTGTCGATGTGAACTGCGGGTGCCCCATCGACCTCGTGTTCAACAAAGGTGCCGGCtctgcgctcctcgaccatGCAAACAAGCTCGGGCGGATCGTGCGCGGGATGTCGGCGGCACTCGGCGAGATCCCCTTGACGATCAagctgcgcaccggcacgtCTGCCAAGCAAACCACGCACAAGATctttgcgcgcgcgcagacCGAGtggggcgccggcgccgtgacgctgcacggccgctCGCGCAAGCAGCGGTACAAGAACGACGCGGACTGGGACTATATTgggacgtgcgcctcggcgctgcgcgactcggtcgTGCACTGGAACGAGGACCAACgcacggccgacgagccggaAATGGTCCCGGTCCCGATCTATGGCAACGGCGACGTGTACGGCCACCACGACTACTACGAGCACATCGACAAGACCGGCGTGGATGGCGAGATGAttgcacgcggcgcgctgatcAAGCCGTGGATCTTTACCGAGAtcaaggagcgccgcgactgGGACATttccgcgcgcgagcgcctcgacatTGTGCGCCAGTTTGCCGACTATGGCCTCACGCACTGGGGCGCCGACACGCAAGGCGTAaacacgacgcgccgcttccTGTGCGAGATGCTCTCGTTCACGCACCGCTACGTCCCGATCGGCATCCTCGAGCATGTGCCGGTCCGCATGAACGACCGCCCGCCGCCTTTTggcgggcgcgacgcgctcgagacgctgctcAGCAGCCCCAGCGCCAGCGACTGGGTGCGCATCTCGGAGATGTTCCTCGGCAAAGCGCCGGACAATTGGAGCTTCCTACGTACGTATCCCTTCTCACCCAGCGAAACACAAGTCCAACTCCTTCGCAGAGACCGACTCCCTCCAAGGCTAATTCGTAGCTTCCGTCGCGCCTCCACTTTACGCGTCGCGATGGCCGTTCGTAGCGCGAGCCAATTTGACCCCCTCGAGGATCTCGCGGggccgctgcgtgtgccggccgccgagcggaCGTACGGCCGCCAGTTTGCGCAGGTGTACGACTACCGCCTTgcggtgctgcggcgccgcgtgcttgcgtcggcgaccgagGCGTATGGCGAAAAGCCGCcgtacgtcgagcgcatcctcgaTATTCCGCCCAAGCAGCTGTGCTTTGTGATTGGCACGGTGTATGCGAACCTGAAACTGAAGCCGGATGTGCTCCAGGAGATTGCACGCGAGGtacgtcgtcgcgctcacCCAGCAATCcatcgcgccgcagccggtGCCGACGTACGTCGACCCCGGCCACGACGAGCTGTACATTGAGGACCAGAgcgggcgcgtgcgcattGTCGGGCCCAAGGTTGCGTCGGggacgccgctcgcggccaaGTGCGTCACGGGCGCGGTCATTGGCGTGTTTggcgccgagacgccggACGGCGACCTGGAAGTCGCCGACATTGCGCTGCCGGGCCCCCCAGCCCCCCTGCCGCTGGAGCCGGCGAGGGTCAAggaggagggcgaggcgTACATTGtgctcgcgagcggccTCCAGATGGGCAGCGCGGACGCGGCCAACGACATGCACTACGACCTCCTCCAAGAGTGGCTTTccggcgagctcggcagcgcgtccgAGCGCGCAGACACGGCCCGCATCTCGAGCATGGTGATTGCGGGCAACTCGGTAAGCAAAGCAAGCTGGGTACCGCGTGAGACGTCCGTGATGGAAAAGCGGCAgcagccggcggcgctgacGCACTCGCCgtttgccgagctcgatccgatgcttgcgtcgctctgtgcgacgctcgacgcggtggtGCTTATGCCGGGCGCGCAGGAccccagcagcgcgacgctgccgcagcagccgctgctgcgtggcctgttcccccgcgccgcgcagtgGGACAATCTGCACTGCCTGACGAATCCCGCGTGGCTCGGGCTGCACAACAGGACGATCCTGAGCTCGTCGGGGCAGAATGTCGACGATCTCGTCAAGTACCTGCCCGAGGGCAatgcgtcgcccgcgctgcagaTGGCGCTCGCTACGCTGCAGTGgtcgcacgtcgcgccgacggcgccaGACACGCTGTGTACGTCGCGAAGCTGACCCAGGGTGTTATCCGTTCAAGTCGACCGACCCCTTTGtggtgcgtgccgcgccggaTCTATACGTCATCGGCAACCAGGCCAAGTACGAAACGGCGACGttcgaggcgcgcacggccgacgGCTTTCCTCACACCATCCGCGTGGTCCTCGTGCCAGAGTTTGCGACGAGCCACGAGGTGGTGCTGGTCAACatggcgacgctcgagcccCGTATCGTATCCTTCGCGGCGTAGATACCCTATGTAAGCATCGCGAGTGATGCGGCCGGGAACGGATCGGTGGCGCTCAGGACAAGCAtctggcgctcgtgcgcaatGTACCCCTTCATGCGCCCTTTGGCGATCAGCGTCGCGATCGCCCACTCGGTCTCTTGGGGCGCGAGCGGGAGCTGGAGCCAGTGCATGGCGTCTGTAaagaggccaaggcgcaggcgcgtcgacTGGTCACTCGCGCGCCACACGCGCCGAAAGAGGCGCGTAGTGCACActtcgcgcgcgcgctccaaCGCGAGAAacaggccgaggcgcacgagcgtgcgctccatctgcggcgcggcgagcacgtcgtcaaagcggcgcacgtcacCTTGCCAGCACGCCTCGACAATCGGCTCGtacagcgcggcgagccggGGATACGACGCAAAgagcctcgcgctcgggcgcacgccctGCAGCAGACGCACCGCAATCAGGTACAAGAGGATCCGCTCGCAGTTGTGCGCGTGGCGCTtgggcgcgagcgcgagcgcctcgctcagcTCCTTCTCCGCCTTGGCAtagtcctcgtcgaggaacgcgaggcggccgacatAGTACTGGAACGTCACGCGGTCGCCCTTCGGAAAGCGGTGCAGCGGCGGAAGGTCCGCAgcggccagcgcgcggaGGATATTCTTGCAGAGCGCCGTGGACTTTAGGCGGAAGTACATGCGAAAGATCATGCCGACGATTGCGTACGTGCCCCACTTTTTGCTCTGCGACAGGGCCTGGTGCCGGTCGGCAATGCACGCGGAAAACGCCTTGTTCAGCTGCCGTGCACACTCTTCCATGTGCTTCTGCACCgggagcgcctgctcattctccgcgagcgccgcactggtcgccgcgtcgtccgcgcCTTGGGCGACCCagcgcaggtcgcgcagcagcgcatagagcaccggcagcgcccagcgcccgggcgcgagcgtgccaaaGTAGCGCAGgaacgcgccgagcgcactcTGCATCGCCTCGCACGCTAGATGCCACGactcggcaggcgcacgcgcgccagcgTCCGCGTGAAagagcagcgcaccgctcCGCACATAGTGCGCCACGACATCGCTCCACGGCCCGTGCAGGCCGACGCTTTTCTGCAAGGCCGGAACCTAGGTGAGCGAGGAGACGTACCGATGCATCCTTTACGCCCGCACagcaccgccgcgtcgtgctgctCTGCATGTCAAACACGTTTGCCAGCCCATCCCCGTCCTCcttcgcggcgcactggcCCACTACAGCGCCCAGCGCGCTCGCGTTCATCGTGGTTCGGCCGAACGACGATGGACGCGAAGAAGGGTGCtcgggccgccgccgcggcggtgcgcgcgccgttTGTGGTGCTCGTGAGCGTCGtgggcctcgtcgcgctgctgcacgcggcgggcctcgcgctgTTTACGAGCGGGTTTttgctgcagcgcgtcgagctcgcgccgcacgcgtcgTGTGCGCCGAAAGAGTGGCACctgccggtgccgccgcacggcgcggcagagggcgaggcgcatgcgctcgacgcctgggacgcggtgctggccgagggcgagtgCACGCTCCCCCCCCGCTTTCGCAAGGCGGTCGTGTGGATtatcgatgcgctgcgctacGACATGCTGGCGCCGGTCAacgcgagcgaggcggatcCCTACCTGCACAACCACctcaccgcgccgcgcgaggcgacggacacgcgccgcgcgttcCTCGCGCACTTTCTTgcggacgcgccgacgacgacgctgcagcgcctcaaAGGGCTCACCAccggctcgctgccgacctTTATCGAGGCCGGCGCCAACTTTGGCGGCGCAGGCAAGGTCGAGGAGGACAACTGGATCAGCCAGTTTCGCCAGCGCATGCTCGCAGAGCGCGGCCTGGAGCTGAATGCGACGTCCGGAGCGGGCCTCGCAttcgtcggcgacgataCGTGGGACATGGTCTTTTCTTcgctctttgacgaggGCCGTGCGTGGCCCTACTCCTCGTTCAacgtcgaggacctcgacACGGTCGACGCGGGCGTGGAGACGCACATGCTCGAGGAGATGCAGCGCTCCGACGCGTCCCTCACCATTGCCcactcgctcggcgtggaccACGTCGGCCACCgcttcggcgccgcgcaccccCGCATGGTGCCGAAGCTGCAGCAGATGGACGCACTCGTGCGCAGGGTTATGGACCGCCTGGACGACGACACGCTCTTTttgctcctcggcgaccacGGCATGGACGCCACGGGCGACCACGGCGGCGACtcggagctcgaggtggGTGCGGGCCTCTTTGCCTACGCCAAGCGGCCATgggacggcggcgcgaccggcgacgaggacgtgcgTGCGGTACTCGGCGCTGACGCATTCCAGCCCTtctcgccgctcgctgGCACGCACCGCTCCGTGCCGCAGATCGATCTCgtgccgacgctcgcgctgctcctcggcgtccCGATCCCGTTCAACAACCTGGGCACGGTGATTCCGGAAGTGTTTGCCTCGCGTTCGAGCCCGCTCGGCAAGCCAAACGCAcgcctgctgcgtgcgctgcgcatcaaCGCACGCCAGGTGCACACCTacctcgacgcgtacgCACAGCACTCGGCGGACCTGCAGCCGTTCCGCGCagagctcgacacgctctgGAAGGACGCGCTCCAGAAGGACGCACAGTACGCGCTTCTCGGGCAGTCGTGGCGGGGCGATGCCAAAGAGGCtggccgcgcagccgcgcagGCCTACGCGGCGtacacgcgccgcgccgtgcagcacgcacgcagcgtctgGGCGCAGTTTGCGGATAGCAAGATTGtcgccggcctcgtcgtgctcTTGGGCGCGGTCCTGTGCACCGCGTGGCTCTGGCATgcgtcggcgcacggcgcagagCTCAGcatggccgagctcggtgcgTACCTCTATCCGTACGTCgccacgagcgcggcgatcggcgtgggtctcgcgctggcgctgtCGCTCGCCAAGACCCTCGTTCCCGTACCGTTtacgcgcctcgagctgggtCTGCTGTGCCCCGCTTTGCTGGTCGAAGGCGGGATCTTGCTTTCGGCATGGCgtcgcaccgcgccgcgcatcgcgtcGGCCACGCCGTacgccacggccgccggcgtgctgATCCTCGGagtgcacgccgcgtcgttTGCAAGTAACTCGTTCACCATGTGGGAGGACCGCatcacgctcgcgctcctcgctgCCGTCCTgctggcgcgtgcggcgctcgggtACGGCGCGCCCACGACGCGGCTCCAGCAGCAAATGCCGctgctggcgctcggcacactcgtcctcctccgcGTTGCGGCCATGAGCCGCGTGTGCCGCGAAGAGCAGGCGCCGTACTGTACGCCGTCGTTCTACGCGCGCAATGTGCGCCCGGACGGCAAATTTGCAGACAATCCCGCGTACGCATACGCGGGCCCTGCGACGAACAACCCCTGGATGAGCGCCGTTGCGTACGCCATCGCGTTCATCATCCCCgacgccttgcgccgcatcctCAGCGCAAgccaggcgcagcacagCACCGCGCAGACGATGTTTACGTGGATCGTGCGCCCGTCGCTCCtgatcggcgcggcgttcTGGCTCGCAGACTgggcgcacggcctcgacacgctcgacgaaggcgcacgcgccggcctgctcgagctgaaGCGGTGGGCGGGTCTGGCGGACCTCGTGCTGGTCGGCATCATCGGCATTGCCTACTGGATCCTCGCGCCGTtgccgctgctcgtgcgccgcgacggcgagcgcgcggccatCCTCGGCTTTGCAAACTCGATGGGCAGCATGTTtttgctgctcgaggcggttatctttgcgctgctctttttgctcgcgcagccgatgggccagctcgcgctcgcactGTGcttcctcggcctcgtgatcctcgcggagctcggcgacaatgagcgcgacgtccaggtcgtgcgtgcggcTCTCGTGCGCGAAGCCGCTCAGGACAAGAACACGGTGCCGCAGCCCGCGCTGCCAACGCTCCTCGAGTCGGTGTCGATCGCACTGCTTGGCTACGTCGCGTTCTTTGCCACCGGGCATCAGGCGACGTTCTCCGCGATCCagtggcgcgtcgcgtttGTCGGCTTCACGACCGTGACCTACCCCTGGTCGCCGCTGTTTGTCGTGCTGAACGCGTTTGGGCCGCTGAGCATTTTGCCGGCCTTTGGCGCAGTCCTGCTTGTGCTGTGGAACGTCGCGCCCCACCGGCCCCGCCCGGatacgccgccgccgccgccgatgcacacggccgccgcgctgctgcgcaccgcgacgggGTTCCTGCTCTACCACGCGGTCCTGGCGCTGAGCGCCGCACTATTTGCATGCTACTTCCGCCGGCACCTCATGCTCTTCAAGATCTGGGTGCCGCGCTTTATGacgggcgcgctcgcgctccttctCGCGGACGTCGCcatgctcctcgcgctcgtcgcggcgtggcgcgtcgcacacAAGGTCCATAGCGTCTTTGCCACGCGCTTTACGTAAATTTGCCTTTTTTCCTCCACCCATGGAGCGGATCACCAAACGGCTGCACATCTCGGGCCTCACGCCGAATTTCTcgcacacggcgctgcgtgagaagctcgagcagtacggcgaggtgcaggagctcgaAGGGTGTGATGACCagtacgtcgacgcggtcgGAAACCGGCGGCCATACGCTTTTGCAACGAtccacgcgacgccggcgcagctgcaAAAATGCATGAATGTGCTCAGCGGCGCGATCTGGAAGGGCGCAAAGCTACG
This sequence is a window from Malassezia japonica chromosome 5, complete sequence. Protein-coding genes within it:
- the GPI13 gene encoding mannose-ethanolamine phosphotransferase gpi13 (BUSCO:EOG092612MY; TransMembrane:15 (i12-39o511-531i543-567o579-599i611-628o640-658i670-687o727-744i764-782o802-828i840-863o869-885i962-988o1008-1031i1052-1073o); COG:T; EggNog:ENOG503NU7J); protein product: MDAKKGARAAAAAVRAPFVVLVSVVGLVALLHAAGLALFTSGFLLQRVELAPHASCAPKEWHLPVPPHGAAEGEAHALDAWDAVLAEGECTLPPRFRKAVVWIIDALRYDMLAPVNASEADPYLHNHLTAPREATDTRRAFLAHFLADAPTTTLQRLKGLTTGSLPTFIEAGANFGGAGKVEEDNWISQFRQRMLAERGLELNATSGAGLAFVGDDTWDMVFSSLFDEGRAWPYSSFNVEDLDTVDAGVETHMLEEMQRSDASLTIAHSLGVDHVGHRFGAAHPRMVPKLQQMDALVRRVMDRLDDDTLFLLLGDHGMDATGDHGGDSELEVGAGLFAYAKRPWDGGATGDEDVRAVLGADAFQPFSPLAGTHRSVPQIDLVPTLALLLGVPIPFNNLGTVIPEVFASRSSPLGKPNARLLRALRINARQVHTYLDAYAQHSADLQPFRAELDTLWKDALQKDAQYALLGQSWRGDAKEAGRAAAQAYAAYTRRAVQHARSVWAQFADSKIVAGLVVLLGAVLCTAWLWHASAHGAELSMAELGAYLYPYVATSAAIGVGLALALSLAKTLVPVPFTRLELGLLCPALLVEGGILLSAWRRTAPRIASATPYATAAGVLILGVHAASFASNSFTMWEDRITLALLAAVLLARAALGYGAPTTRLQQQMPLLALGTLVLLRVAAMSRVCREEQAPYCTPSFYARNVRPDGKFADNPAYAYAGPATNNPWMSAVAYAIAFIIPDALRRILSASQAQHSTAQTMFTWIVRPSLLIGAAFWLADWAHGLDTLDEGARAGLLELKRWAGLADLVLVGIIGIAYWILAPLPLLVRRDGERAAILGFANSMGSMFLLLEAVIFALLFLLAQPMGQLALALCFLGLVILAELGDNERDVQVVRAALVREAAQDKNTVPQPALPTLLESVSIALLGYVAFFATGHQATFSAIQWRVAFVGFTTVTYPWSPLFVVLNAFGPLSILPAFGAVLLVLWNVAPHRPRPDTPPPPPMHTAAALLRTATGFLLYHAVLALSAALFACYFRRHLMLFKIWVPRFMTGALALLLADVAMLLALVAAWRVAHKVHSVFATRFT